The Streptomyces griseiscabiei genomic sequence ATGACCGTCCGGCTCACTTACGCCTTCGACGCCTACTGCGGCTGGTGCTACGGCTTCGGTCCGGCCCTGCGGCAGTTCGCCGCCGAGAACGCGGACCGCATCGAGTTGCGTGTGCTGTCCGGCGGTCTCTTCTCGGGTCCGCGGGCGCTGCCCATCTCGGCGTATCCGCACATACCGGCGGCGAACGAGCGGATCGCGGCCCTCACGGGGGTCGCGTTCGGCGAGGGCTACCTGCGGGCGCTGGCCGAGGGGAGCACGGTGATGGACTCCACGGACGCCGCGACCGCCCTGGCGGCGCTGTGCCGCCAGGCCCCCGAGCGGGCCCTGGAGATGGCGGGTGCCCTCCAGCACGCCTGGTACGTCGAGGGCCGAAGCCTCTCCGACGTCGATGTGCACCGGTCCATCGCCGCCGAGCACGGCCTGGACGCCGACGCCGTCGCCGACGCCTTCCTGGCCCCGGCGTCCCGCACCGAGGTGGAGAGCGAGTTCCGCGAACTGCGCCGGCTCGGCGTCGACGCCTACCCGACCCTGCTCCTGCACACCACCACCGGCACCCACCGGCTCGGCGGACCGGTCGCCAGTGCCGACTCGCTCACCCAGGCACTCGAACGGCACCTCGACCCCGCCGTGTGAACCGCCGGCGCGCGGCCGGAGGGCGACCGGCGGGTGGCCGGAGCCGAGGTCACGACGGGGTGAGCACCGCGCGCGCGAGTTCCCGCGCCTCCCGCGGACAAAGCTGCCGGCCTCGGAGAAGGCGGGCAGGGCGAGCAGCGAGGGGAAGAGGAACGCGTTGGGCGCGCTGCCTCCGGCGGCGACGGCACCGCCGACCGCACCGAAGCAGAAGGGACGCTTGAGCGGCAGGTTGACGCCGTAGATCCCCGGTTCGGTGACCCCGGCGGGCAGCAGCGGGCCCACGAGCAGCGAATTGCCCTGGATGGTGAAGTCGTTGATGAACAGCGGTATGAAGCCCCAGTGCAGGCCGAAGACCACGAAGACCTGCCAGAACCGGACCGCGTCGCCGGTGTTGAGCGCGACCAGCGCGGGGTGGACCAGCGCGCCGGCGATCGCCATCGCGGTGAACTGGTTGGCCCTGAACCGCTTCGCGGCGGTGACGGCCAGGAACAGCGGCAGGCAGTAGAAGATCGCGTCGGCGGTCGCGTTCAGGATGACGTAGGTCTGCGACTTGGCGTCGAGCCACTGCCACTGGATGGCCGCGCTCAGGAACGCCTTGAGGAGGCCGGAGGCCGCCAGCGGCCACAGGATCGGGGAGAGGATCGACGAGATCAGGTCAATGAGCCGGTGGAGCGGGTTGCGCTGAGGTTCCTCGCCCTCGCTCACGTCGCCGCCCCGCTGGACGAACTTGTCGAGCTCCGCGTACACCAGGGGCGCGTTGTTGCCGATGACGCCCTGGTTCTGCCCGCCGGCCCGCATCACCGTGATGACGCCCGGGAGCTGGTGTCCTGACCTCGCGGGGTCCCGGCTCGGCGCACCACGGCCCGTCGGCACGTGAGAGCTCCGCCCGTCGGCACCCCTCCCCCGCCCTGCCGCGAACCGACAGCTTCCAGACAGCTGCTTTTGACACTGCCGTGATCCCGGACAGGTCAAGATGTGCACCCTGTCTGAACGTTCAAGCACAGGCCCGCCGTACCCATGGGCGAAAGTGCAAAGCCATCTCGGAAGGAACCGACAGCATGACCAGCGAAACGATCAAACCCTCCTCGATTCCGGGCCGTCGCACCGTCATGGCGGCGGCCGGCGTGGCGGGGCTCACCGTCGCGCTGACCGCGTGCGGGTCGGACGACGACTCCTCGGCCTCGGTCTCGTCCGGAGCCGGGGCCGGCGGTGACGCGGGCAGCGACTCGAACGCCGACGCGAGCAGCGGCAGCACCGGCGGCGACAGCGCGGGCGGCAAGGAGATCGCCAAGACCTCCGACATCCCCGAGGGCGGCGGCAAGATCTTCGCGAGCGAGGGCGTCGTCGTCACCCAGCCGGAGGCGGGCAGCTTCAAGGCGTTCTCCTCGGTCTGCACCCA encodes the following:
- a CDS encoding DsbA family protein, giving the protein MTVRLTYAFDAYCGWCYGFGPALRQFAAENADRIELRVLSGGLFSGPRALPISAYPHIPAANERIAALTGVAFGEGYLRALAEGSTVMDSTDAATALAALCRQAPERALEMAGALQHAWYVEGRSLSDVDVHRSIAAEHGLDADAVADAFLAPASRTEVESEFRELRRLGVDAYPTLLLHTTTGTHRLGGPVASADSLTQALERHLDPAV
- a CDS encoding Rieske (2Fe-2S) protein; the encoded protein is MTSETIKPSSIPGRRTVMAAAGVAGLTVALTACGSDDDSSASVSSGAGAGGDAGSDSNADASSGSTGGDSAGGKEIAKTSDIPEGGGKIFASEGVVVTQPEAGSFKAFSSVCTHQGCAVKSIADGVINCPCHNSNFSIADGSVKSGPATKALPAKDVSVSGESIMLA